GAGTAAGAGGTTGCAAGTGGTCCATTTTAAGCCAATTTCGCAAATTAAAAAGGGTAAACTACGATAGGTATATAAGCTCCACACCAGTGTAAAAAGTATTCAATCGCTCTCCttctttccctctctgtgaTCGCTCGCAGTCAGCCAAGAACAAGAACTGAATCGCTTTAAAGTTCAAAGCTCTCACCCTATCAACTCCCTTTCTATCAggtttgcttcttcttctccgtACTCGTCTTAGGATTTCGTTTCTTTATCCACCATAAATGGATTCCCAAGAAGCTATTTTTTCGACGTTCGCGTGTCTCATGAGGATGATGGTTTCGTCTGGTTTTGATGCTGGTGTAGGGTTTCAATCTTAGGCTTACTTATAGTTTTCTTTAGGAGACGCTGGGgattaaatttgaaaagaaataaaattcgTAACATATTTAAGGGATTTAACATGGAAGGAAGGTTCGCAAATCGAATTTGGCTCTTTCCGTGTGCTCGCCCATCTATTGGAATTTTGAGGCTTCTAGGGTTtcatatgtgtgtatatattatatatatgtatgtatgtatgaagATTGGACGAAATGTTGAATTTGAGAATCTGGGGAATCAAATTAAGGGTTCTCTGCCGAAATTAGCATTTCTAGTCATTCAATTTCTTCGTGCTGTCTTAGAAATTCGAATTTTCATGGAATTGCTGATGGGACAGAGTATGGTTGATATCAAGGGTTTTGTTGGTATACAACGTTTCTGCTTGGGTGATATCGGAAGCTGTGTCTctgtgatttttcattttcttctatatTTGTGTTTATAGTATGGCCACTAACGAAGTGAGAAGGGCCACAATGAGACCAGAAAGTTCAGTTTATACTCGACCAGTAGGAGTATCTTCAAAAACTGTTTGCGCCTATTGGATTGCTGGAAGGTGCACTAAGAAGTTCTGTAGGTTCCTGCACACAAGTGCTCCATCTACACTGGCGAACCCTCACATTTCAAATCTGAAGGCTATTCAGAAGGGCAATGCATACAATGCTACTCAGAAAAGCAATGTTGTTCAGAAGTCCCCAGAAAAGGTCTGCAAGTTTTGGGTAGTAGCAAATTGTGTTGAAGGTGATCGATGCCCGTATTTGCATACATGGTTTCGTGGAGCTGGGTTCTCAATGTTGGCGAAGCTCCAAGGGCACAAGAAGGTACTTCtgatttcaaaaataaatgtctttaatttgttttgttctctgttttctttccACAAGAAACTAGAAAAGTTGAAGAGGttaagaggaaaaaatcattttGGCTATTACTTTCTGTATTTTATCGATGTTACTTTGtaatttgtattattattggtgattttgattttcacaATTATAATTCTCATGCTGCCAAACTCAGTTGTTTATAGAAGATAAAGCTCACATAAAGacagttattattatttttttttttggggtatataGTGATCTCCTTCAAAATttatgtttctgtttttttttttcacttttacaGAGAATAGATAATTctatgttgtttttgtttatttgtgaAGTTGGACTATCGTTGTTATGATGAAATGTATTTTAACAGGCTGTCACTGGGATTGCACTTCCTGAAACATCTGACAAGCTTTATTCAGCCGGTACAGATGGAACAGTCAGAGTTTGGGACTGCCGTACTGGTCAATGTGGCAGTGTGATTAATCTTGGTGGTGAAGCAGGTTCTTTAGTTAGTGAGGGCCCATGGCTTTTTGTTGGTGTACCAAATGTTGTTAAGGTATTTGAGCTTGTTCATTTTTAACTTCATTGTTGTACCAAACATTGGTTCAATATACATGCTGATTGTGCGTGATGTTGCAGGCATGGAACATTCGGACAAACGCTGAATTCAACCTGAATGGACCTGTTGGCCAAGTGCACGCCATGGTGGTTGCTAATGAAATGCTTTTTGCCGGGGCACAGGTAATGACCGTAACAGTTCTGCAAGTTCCCAATAATTGCATCGCTGGGCTTTTACAATAATCTTCATCCATTTATTAATAGTGCCATTTAACATGAATTATCAGTTTCTTTTAATACTGTGCAGGATGGTGTTATATTGGTGTGGAAAGGTTGTTCTGAAAGTAATCCATTTCAGCTGGCTGGAACTCTGAAAGGCCACACTCAAGCTGTGGTGTGTTTAACTGTTGGGCGCAGTAGGCTTTACTCAGGTTCTGTGGACCAAACAATCAGGGTAAGTTTGTGGCATCTACGAACGAGTTTATCGACTTCTACAATGTACTGTTGGCATAGTGTTTGAAACTGAATGTGATGTTtcagataaaaataaaatagaaaaactttgaTTTGTAAGAACTTCTGCATTTAGTGTGTATAAGATGATTTATTATGATCTTCCTGTTTCAGGTGTGGGACCTTGATTCTTTACAGTGTATTGTGACACTAAATGCACATTCTGATGTGGTGATGTCTCTTATTTGCTGGGATCAATTCCTGCTCTCGTGCTCATTGGACTGCACAATAAAGGTGTGGGTTGCCACTGGAGGAGGCAACTTGGAAGTGACCTACACTCACAACGAAGAACATGTATGCTTTCCTTTCACAAAGCCTTTTCCACTTGTTATGTTTGTAGTTACAGTATTATGGTTGTTAGAGTATAAGGCAGTTAGTGATTCCTAGTGAACTGGGAAAACATGTAGAACATCAATTTTGTGCCATTTAATTGCTTCTCTAAATTTTGTATTCTTATATAAGATGATGTTTCAAAATGTTTGTTCTTTAATAGGGGATCTGTAGAATAATTGAAATGTTTTAGATTTGAATGTATATTGTTTTCAGGGTAAAGGCTAACCTAATTTGATGGTGCTATTGTACATTCTACAGGGTGTTCTTGCTCTTAGCGGAATGCCAGATGCAGAAGCTAAGCCAGTCTTGTTTTGCTCATGCAATGACACTTCCGTTCGCCTATACGAACTGCCATCGTGAGTACATGACACTCAGATTCTTCATGCTCTGATTCTTTTTACAATAAATTCCATTCTCACTTTATTGTGTGGTTATAGATTTACTGATAGGGGCAGATTATTTGGCAAACGAGAAGTTCGGGCACTTCAGATAGGGCCCAGGGGACTATTTTTCACTGGTGACGCAACTGGTCTCCTGTCTGTTTGGAAGTGGCTGGACCCTGCCCTCAAGGAACTGTCTTCATGAATCATGACTCATTTGTTCAGTTTGTAAGAGCCATTACCATGATGGCGGGGTGGCATTGATGCTACAATTGTAACCATTTTGTATGTAAACTTTGACAATCCTTCAGTTATTCAAACTAGTTTTGGTCATTGCGGTATGGATTGATTTGTTTGTACAGTATAATGTACAGTGAGATTGTTAAATCCAAAAGATGATTAATTCTTCAGAATTCAATTTCACAGAAGTATAATTCTTTCTTTGGCCTAATCAAATCATATTTGGGGAGGGAAAGGGAGACTCAAATTTGGAACTAGTGGGTGTAGTACAATATTGATATGCCTTTGTTTAATTTCTCCTCTAGTTTTAGTCCAAAATGCCATGTACTTTACGGTTGATTAGTTAATCCAGAATAAAAAAAACGGTTAATTAATGTAATTGCGGTTTAAAAGTGAAACTTAATTTAATTGCGGTTTAAAGGTGAAACGAATTCAAATTGGACTATTGCCCATACCATACCCCACTATTCAACACCAATATCAATTATTACCACTGGGGCATTAGTAGGATTGACTCAGACTTTTGGTGTGCTCTCAACAATACCTAGGGTGGTCAgaatttcaaaagaaatgatGCATACCAGTGACTCTTCAACAATGGGAAAT
The Prunus dulcis chromosome 2, ALMONDv2, whole genome shotgun sequence DNA segment above includes these coding regions:
- the LOC117617037 gene encoding zinc finger CCCH domain-containing protein 48-like encodes the protein MATNEVRRATMRPESSVYTRPVGVSSKTVCAYWIAGRCTKKFCRFLHTSAPSTLANPHISNLKAIQKGNAYNATQKSNVVQKSPEKVCKFWVVANCVEGDRCPYLHTWFRGAGFSMLAKLQGHKKAVTGIALPETSDKLYSAGTDGTVRVWDCRTGQCGSVINLGGEAGSLVSEGPWLFVGVPNVVKAWNIRTNAEFNLNGPVGQVHAMVVANEMLFAGAQDGVILVWKGCSESNPFQLAGTLKGHTQAVVCLTVGRSRLYSGSVDQTIRVWDLDSLQCIVTLNAHSDVVMSLICWDQFLLSCSLDCTIKVWVATGGGNLEVTYTHNEEHGVLALSGMPDAEAKPVLFCSCNDTSVRLYELPSFTDRGRLFGKREVRALQIGPRGLFFTGDATGLLSVWKWLDPALKELSS